The following are from one region of the Siniperca chuatsi isolate FFG_IHB_CAS linkage group LG21, ASM2008510v1, whole genome shotgun sequence genome:
- the LOC122869192 gene encoding phospholipid transfer protein-like, giving the protein MTSCVLSLFFLVSLCFSVSAVDPTGLRVRITNQSLDVLKGVGLEFLKELENKRSDFSFQWKALKCSIKGLTLTRITVNPAQVVLSFQQNSGLQFEIQNLVFTGDLEREINLCLWGEFNINSGRTAFGGAGVSARIAVTLNRNQQGRLSVQMPTCEFRADNIVSGSTGIVGRALDLLIRVFQNYFTTQICPAVQTYVVPKVNSMLESFTMVTPLYEDLGINVDYSLSGDVAVTSNSLDVPFKGLVFRQGETVDAGSIRKGADPVFRESNLMAYVGVSEFFFNSAIMSFYSTGTMVQVEQVTHQAAKAALKALQLFRQPSRLRDPLSAELQVTEAPSISISERDGLTVNARARVQVFAVPAQRQQEQLLSVSATCTVNMKVAIQGNYLTLPSDNVSCKIITKNEIRDFMVKPLNSFLTDKLRGFLRGVFLKGAKIPLPEEVGFTQGKIDYHDGFLVVGGTLNVTPAGGKTLLQNFG; this is encoded by the exons ATGACTTCCTGCGTGTTGTCCCTCTTCTTCTTGgtctccttgtgtttctccgTCAGCGCCGTCGATCCCACCGGCCTCAGAGTGCGAATCACTAACCAATCGCTGGATGTCT tgaaagGTGTTGGTCTGGAGTTTTTGAAGGAGCTGGAGAACAAACGTTCTGACTTCTCGTTCCAGTGGAAAGCCCTGAAGTGCAGCATCAAAGG GTTGACCCTGACTCGTATAACAGTGAATCCAGCTCAGGTTGTTCTCAGTTTCCAGCAGAATTCAGGTCTCCAGTTTGAAATCCAGAACCTGGTCTTCACCGGAGATCTGGAGCGAGAGATCAACCTGTGTTTGTGGGGAGAATTCAA CATTAACAGTGGAAGGACGGCCTTCGGAGGAGCCGGCGTGAGCGCCAGGATCGCAGTGACACTGAACCGGAACCAACAAGGACGTCTGAGTGTCCAGATGCCGACCTGTGAATTCAGAGCTGATAACATCGTCTCCGGGTCCACCGGCATAGTGGG GCGTGCATTGGACTTACTCATTCGAGTTTTCCAGAACTACTTCACCACCCAG atcTGTCCTGCTGTTCAGACGTATGTCGTTCCTAAAGTTAACTCCATGTTGGAGAGCTTCACCATGGTGACGCCTCTGTACGAAGACCTCGGCATCAACGTCGACTACTCTCTGAGCGGAGACGTCGCAGTGACCTCCAACAGCCTCGATGTTCCTTTCAAA ggcCTGGTGTTCAGGCAGGGCGAGACTGTCGATGCTGGATCAATAAGAAAAGGTGCCGATCCAGTTTTCAGAGAAAGTAACCTGATGGCTTATGTGGGCGTCTCAGAGTTCTTCTTCAACAGCGCCATCATGTCGTTCTACAGCACAGGAACCATGGTTCAGGTTGAACAG GTGACACATCAAGCTGCGAAGGCTGCTCTGAAAGCTCTGCAGCTCTTTAGG CAACCGTCGCGGCTGAGGGATCCTCTCTCAGCTGAACTGCAAGTCACCGAGGCGCCCAGCATCAGCATCAGTGAGAGGGATGGACTGACTGTCAATGCCAGAGCCAGAGTCCAAGTGTTCGCAGTGCCGGCTCAAAGGCAGCAGGAGCAGCTCCTCTCTGTGTCAGcg ACGTGTACGGTTAATATGAAGGTCGCTATCCAAGGAAACTATCTGACTCTCCCTTCAGACAACGTCag ctgtaaaatCATTACTAAAAATGAGATCAGAGACTTTATG gTGAAACCTTTAAATTCGTTTCTGACAGATAAGCTGAGGGGCTTCCTGCGTG gcgtgTTTCTTAAAGGAGCAAAGATTCCTCTGCCTGAAGAAGTCGGTTTCACTCAGGGAAAGATCGACTATCATGAT GGCTTCCTGGTGGTCGGGGGGACCCTGAACGTGACACCAGCTGGGGGGAAGACGTTGCTGCAGAATTTCGGCTAG